From Marinobacter alexandrii, one genomic window encodes:
- the smpB gene encoding SsrA-binding protein SmpB, whose translation MSKDKSRFSNNIQIKNRKASYEYEFVEKVEAGIMLKGTEVKSLREGKASIQEAYCFFRKGELFVKGMSISPYLQASFESHDMTRERKLLLKKRELEKFKSKMDEKGLTIVPIKMYINSRGLAKLEIALAKGKKIYDKRDSIKKKDQKRELERMKI comes from the coding sequence ATGAGTAAGGACAAGAGTAGATTTTCTAACAATATTCAAATCAAAAATCGCAAAGCGAGTTATGAATATGAATTTGTGGAAAAAGTGGAAGCTGGAATAATGCTAAAGGGCACAGAAGTAAAATCTTTAAGAGAGGGCAAAGCGAGTATTCAAGAGGCGTATTGTTTTTTTAGAAAAGGAGAACTCTTCGTGAAGGGCATGAGCATATCTCCATATCTACAAGCCAGTTTTGAAAGTCATGATATGACCCGTGAGAGAAAACTTCTTTTGAAAAAAAGAGAGTTGGAGAAGTTTAAATCAAAAATGGATGAAAAAGGATTGACCATTGTACCTATTAAAATGTATATAAATAGTCGGGGATTAGCCAAACTAGAAATTGCTTTGGCCAAAGGGAAAAAGATTTATGATAAGCGCGATAGTATCAAGAAGAAGGATCAAAAAAGAGAACTGGAACGAATGAAAATATAA
- a CDS encoding HNH endonuclease, producing the protein MNTVLILNQDYTPLTVCSVQRAFMLMFHQKADLIAEVKEKRLRSINQSFPFPSIIKVKYYICIPYKGVVMSRHNIFKRDGGKCQYCGIGKDLTIDHVVPRSKGGKSTWTNLVTACKKCNSRKSDYPLEKVGMKLFKQPIKPSYITFLKMNTGAYRDDWTPYLNPKKASA; encoded by the coding sequence ATGAATACCGTACTGATACTCAATCAAGATTATACCCCTCTGACTGTCTGTTCAGTACAGCGTGCTTTCATGCTCATGTTTCATCAAAAAGCTGATCTTATAGCTGAGGTCAAGGAAAAAAGACTCAGGTCTATCAATCAGTCTTTCCCATTCCCTTCCATTATTAAAGTGAAGTATTATATCTGTATTCCATATAAAGGAGTGGTTATGAGTCGTCACAATATTTTCAAAAGAGATGGTGGTAAATGCCAGTATTGTGGCATTGGCAAAGACCTTACCATAGATCACGTAGTACCCAGATCTAAAGGAGGAAAATCCACCTGGACTAACTTGGTCACTGCATGTAAAAAATGTAATTCCCGCAAAAGTGATTACCCGTTGGAAAAGGTAGGGATGAAACTGTTTAAGCAGCCTATCAAGCCTTCTTATATTACTTTTCTTAAAATGAATACTGGTGCCTACAGAGACGATTGGACTCCATACCTCAATCCTAAAAAAGCAAGCGCTTAA
- a CDS encoding biopolymer transporter ExbD: protein MSKFKKNSKSSQDIPTAALPDIIFMLLFFFMVTTVMREQEILVKQILPKADQLSKIQKKSLVSHIYIGEPRNIGTYGEEPRIQTNDVFMEPDELTLFVNQEKDKLTEAERDRITMALNIDSEVKMGIVSDVEQTLRKSNARKILYKSLKAAKN, encoded by the coding sequence ATGTCGAAGTTTAAGAAAAATTCAAAATCGTCACAGGATATACCGACAGCAGCATTGCCAGACATTATATTCATGTTACTTTTCTTCTTCATGGTAACAACTGTGATGAGGGAGCAAGAGATTTTGGTAAAACAAATACTACCAAAAGCAGATCAGCTTTCTAAAATTCAGAAGAAATCTTTGGTAAGTCATATTTACATTGGTGAACCAAGGAACATAGGAACTTATGGAGAGGAGCCTAGAATCCAAACCAACGATGTATTTATGGAGCCAGATGAATTGACTCTTTTTGTTAACCAGGAAAAGGATAAGCTTACTGAGGCAGAAAGAGATAGAATTACCATGGCACTCAACATTGATTCCGAAGTGAAAATGGGAATTGTTTCAGATGTGGAACAAACACTTAGAAAGTCAAATGCGCGTAAAATTCTTTATAAGTCTTTAAAAGCAGCTAAAAACTGA
- a CDS encoding biopolymer transporter ExbD: MARNKERGTPEVSSGSMADIAFLLLIFFLVTTTIANDKGILMQLPPPPEPDQPIVEFQERNIFKILANSNDQLLVEGNPYEKPMSELKMEIKEFILNFGNPDQGGIDTYNSLPSQMKSRAKQSPESSDHPGKAIVSFKANRGTSYELYIDILDAAQAAYNEIYAERVGLTSQEYLELDKSVDVEKRMYEQGKRGIPKAISIAEPDK, from the coding sequence ATGGCTAGGAATAAAGAGAGAGGCACTCCAGAAGTGAGTTCTGGTTCTATGGCAGACATTGCCTTCCTTTTGCTCATTTTCTTCTTGGTGACAACCACGATAGCAAATGATAAAGGAATTCTAATGCAACTGCCTCCTCCACCTGAGCCTGATCAACCAATTGTTGAGTTTCAAGAAAGAAATATCTTTAAGATATTGGCAAACTCAAATGATCAGCTTCTGGTAGAAGGTAATCCTTATGAAAAGCCCATGTCGGAATTGAAAATGGAAATAAAGGAGTTCATTTTGAACTTTGGGAATCCTGATCAGGGGGGTATTGATACATACAATAGCTTGCCTTCTCAGATGAAATCCAGAGCCAAACAAAGTCCTGAATCTTCTGATCATCCGGGTAAAGCTATTGTTTCATTTAAGGCGAATAGAGGTACCAGTTATGAATTGTACATTGATATATTGGATGCGGCGCAAGCAGCATACAATGAAATCTACGCTGAAAGGGTAGGTCTGACATCACAAGAATACTTGGAGTTGGACAAATCGGTAGACGTAGAAAAAAGAATGTACGAACAAGGAAAACGAGGTATACCTAAAGCAATCTCGATTGCAGAACCAGATAAATAA
- a CDS encoding MotA/TolQ/ExbB proton channel family protein, protein MKKLLTLLMLAGVFTFSATAQEFSDSDAATDSAAVDSAQAEEVYEEPVEEIAEIIVPVEEEAPSQGFHQIVKEQFIDGGPTFMGIVLACLILGLAIAIERIIHLNMASTNTKKLLADVEDALGSGGADAAKEVCRNTRGPVASIFTQGLMRMSEGVEMVEKSIIAYGSVEMGKLERGMIWISLFISLAPMLGFMGTVIGMIEAFDAIAEAGDVSPALVASGIKVALLTTVGGLIVAVILQLFYNYLVSKVDSIVNSMEDASISLVDILVKHNLSK, encoded by the coding sequence ATGAAAAAGTTATTGACTCTATTAATGTTGGCAGGTGTATTTACCTTCAGCGCTACAGCGCAAGAGTTTTCTGACTCTGACGCGGCAACTGATTCTGCAGCTGTAGACTCAGCTCAAGCAGAAGAAGTGTATGAAGAACCTGTTGAAGAGATTGCTGAGATTATTGTTCCTGTAGAAGAAGAAGCTCCATCACAAGGATTTCACCAAATAGTAAAAGAACAATTCATCGATGGAGGGCCAACTTTCATGGGTATCGTTCTTGCATGTTTGATTCTTGGTTTAGCGATCGCTATTGAAAGAATTATTCATCTTAACATGGCTTCTACCAATACCAAAAAACTTCTAGCAGACGTGGAAGATGCTCTAGGTTCAGGAGGTGCTGACGCAGCTAAGGAAGTATGTAGAAATACAAGAGGCCCTGTCGCATCTATATTCACACAAGGTTTGATGAGAATGTCTGAGGGTGTAGAAATGGTTGAAAAGTCTATTATTGCCTACGGATCGGTAGAAATGGGAAAACTGGAAAGAGGAATGATTTGGATATCTCTATTCATCTCTCTAGCACCTATGCTTGGTTTCATGGGAACAGTAATTGGTATGATCGAAGCTTTCGATGCTATTGCTGAAGCTGGTGATGTATCTCCTGCACTTGTGGCTAGTGGTATTAAGGTAGCACTTTTGACTACAGTAGGTGGTTTGATAGTAGCAGTAATTCTTCAGCTTTTCTACAACTACTTAGTATCTAAAGTAGACTCAATTGTAAATAGCATGGAAGATGCATCTATCTCTTTGGTAGATATTCTAGTGAAGCATAATCTTTCTAAATAA
- a CDS encoding asparaginase — protein sequence MKYKIVNINDTGDRSVLIIYTGGTFGMVQDTSGALAPFNFGKVVDRVPELRQLDIKLTVISFPKPIDSSNIGIQDWKDMAYIIEENYTQYDAFVILHGTDTMAYSASMLSYMLQGLNKPVIFTGAQMPIGSIRSDARENLITALEIASSHQNGVPTVSEVCVYFNFLLLRGSRSQKLRSSTFAAFESENYPLLAEAGIEIEFNYPALKSFDPSGKLKVINDLNPNVTILKIFPGITEHTVKSILSNPEIQGVVLESYGSGNTMKFDWFIQYLSEAINEGKIILNVSQCIGGEVEQGRYETSKKLNDIGVLSGGDITTEAAITKMMFLLGTENDKGKLKHGLTHTLAGEMDLVQD from the coding sequence ATGAAATACAAAATTGTAAATATCAATGATACAGGCGATCGTTCTGTATTAATCATATATACCGGCGGAACTTTTGGTATGGTACAGGATACATCTGGAGCATTGGCCCCTTTCAATTTTGGAAAGGTGGTAGATAGAGTTCCAGAGCTACGTCAATTAGATATTAAATTAACAGTAATCTCTTTTCCCAAACCCATTGACTCTTCCAATATTGGAATTCAGGATTGGAAAGACATGGCATACATTATTGAAGAAAATTACACACAATATGATGCTTTCGTTATTCTTCATGGAACAGATACTATGGCCTATTCAGCATCTATGTTGAGTTATATGTTGCAGGGCTTGAATAAGCCTGTGATCTTTACAGGAGCTCAAATGCCTATAGGATCTATTCGGTCTGACGCACGGGAAAATCTTATTACTGCTTTGGAAATCGCATCATCCCACCAAAATGGAGTGCCAACAGTAAGTGAAGTATGTGTCTATTTTAATTTTTTATTACTGAGAGGCTCTAGATCTCAAAAACTGAGAAGTAGCACATTTGCAGCATTCGAATCAGAAAACTATCCATTACTTGCCGAAGCAGGAATAGAAATTGAATTCAATTACCCTGCCCTAAAATCATTTGATCCCTCTGGAAAACTGAAGGTTATTAACGACTTAAATCCTAATGTTACTATTCTTAAAATTTTCCCCGGCATTACCGAACATACAGTAAAGTCTATTTTAAGTAACCCGGAAATACAAGGCGTGGTGCTTGAATCTTACGGCTCAGGAAACACAATGAAGTTTGATTGGTTTATTCAATATCTTTCTGAAGCCATCAATGAAGGAAAGATCATATTAAATGTAAGCCAATGTATAGGAGGGGAGGTAGAGCAAGGAAGGTACGAAACAAGTAAAAAATTAAATGATATAGGGGTTTTAAGTGGTGGAGACATTACAACTGAGGCTGCAATCACAAAAATGATGTTTTTATTAGGAACAGAGAATGATAAAGGTAAACTTAAGCATGGTCTGACGCACACTTTAGCAGGTGAGATGGACTTAGTGCAAGACTGA
- a CDS encoding TatD family hydrolase — translation MIDTHAHIYLEHFKDDLDEVVKRAQDNGVEKILLPNIDGSTIESMLDLEKKYPDICYPMIGLHPCSVKEDFKKELQLVEEWLGKRNFLAIGEMGTDLYWDKTYWEQQKDAFHFQCELALKHDLPIVVHCRETIDETIDLVKVYKNQNLRGVFHCFTGSVNQGKQITELGFYLGLGGVSTFKNGGMDQVIPHLDRRKVILETDSPYLTPAPHRGKRNEPSYTSLIADKVSEFLNLSIEEIDDLTTANANELFFPTKK, via the coding sequence ATGATAGATACGCATGCACATATATATCTAGAACATTTTAAGGATGACCTAGATGAAGTAGTTAAGCGTGCGCAGGATAATGGAGTTGAAAAAATCCTACTTCCAAATATCGATGGATCGACCATTGAATCTATGCTTGATCTTGAGAAGAAGTATCCTGATATCTGTTACCCAATGATAGGATTACATCCGTGCTCAGTTAAAGAGGATTTTAAGAAAGAATTGCAATTAGTTGAAGAATGGTTGGGGAAAAGGAATTTCTTGGCAATAGGTGAAATGGGAACAGATCTCTATTGGGATAAGACTTACTGGGAGCAGCAAAAAGACGCTTTCCATTTTCAATGCGAATTAGCATTAAAACATGATTTACCTATCGTTGTTCATTGTCGCGAGACGATTGATGAAACAATTGATCTCGTTAAGGTCTATAAAAACCAAAACTTAAGAGGTGTATTCCATTGCTTCACAGGAAGTGTGAACCAAGGGAAACAAATCACAGAACTTGGGTTCTACTTAGGGTTAGGGGGTGTTAGTACATTCAAGAATGGCGGGATGGATCAGGTAATTCCACACTTGGACAGAAGAAAGGTCATTTTGGAAACAGATAGTCCATATCTCACACCTGCACCACATAGAGGGAAAAGAAATGAACCTTCATATACTTCATTAATTGCAGATAAGGTTTCAGAATTTCTCAATCTTTCAATAGAAGAAATCGATGATTTGACAACAGCAAATGCAAATGAACTATTTTTCCCTACCAAAAAATGA
- a CDS encoding polysaccharide deacetylase family protein — protein MIRFYRTPWIIKAFYPTLTYRIPSDNKIYLTFDDGPDPLVTRWVLDELEKYGAKATFFCLGKNIEKYPELATEIVSKEHRICNHTYSHPKGWKIHDEDYISDIVRCDNVIQKIGERNNLFRPPYGRVKKSQIKKLNQYRLIIWSHLSWDFDPKLKVNRSIKKLKKAQPGSILVFHDSLRAFSNLKIILPEILNYFRTKGIQFDTIK, from the coding sequence ATGATCCGCTTCTATCGTACACCCTGGATTATTAAGGCTTTTTACCCAACACTAACCTATCGTATTCCTTCGGATAATAAGATCTATCTCACTTTTGACGATGGTCCAGATCCATTGGTAACACGCTGGGTCTTAGATGAATTGGAAAAGTATGGTGCAAAAGCGACTTTTTTTTGCCTGGGAAAAAATATTGAGAAGTATCCTGAGTTAGCCACCGAGATAGTTTCGAAAGAACATAGAATTTGCAATCATACTTACAGTCACCCTAAGGGTTGGAAAATTCATGATGAAGATTATATCTCGGATATTGTGAGATGCGACAATGTAATTCAGAAGATAGGTGAAAGGAATAACTTGTTTAGACCACCATACGGACGAGTAAAAAAAAGTCAAATCAAAAAATTAAATCAATACAGGTTGATTATATGGAGCCATTTATCTTGGGACTTTGATCCAAAATTGAAGGTAAATCGATCAATTAAAAAACTAAAAAAAGCTCAACCAGGAAGCATCCTTGTCTTTCATGATAGTCTTAGAGCTTTCAGTAACCTTAAAATAATTTTACCTGAAATTCTCAACTATTTTAGGACAAAAGGAATTCAATTTGATACGATAAAATGA
- a CDS encoding PP2C family protein-serine/threonine phosphatase, with protein sequence MKGTSLDIKDLQLNALLEVTQAVNNNLPEDDLLKIYKFTLLADLKINKLALYTQQKGEWVCRVNFGTKNDLIGSSLPDEYKEIKNQIGVVEASFDEFDSVFPVYHKSKLLSVVFLESETKLGVQDRFLNALTNIILVAIENKRLARQQMEQEAYRRELEIAKKVQNFLFPKELPKIERLQIEAFYLPHHDVGGDYYDYIQIDENKFLACIADVSGKGVPAALLMSNFQASLRALVRQTKDLKEIVTELNHSTFVSGNAENFITFFAGIYDFKTKVLEYINCGHNEIILKHENRIELLNDGTTVLGMFDPLPFIETKHINDLDEFFLFTYTDGLTETFNEEDEAFEFERLLKILERECPEDLSEFHGQILEYLNEFKGDRPFHDDITMLSCLVQNK encoded by the coding sequence ATGAAGGGAACTTCGCTTGACATAAAGGATTTACAACTCAATGCTCTTCTAGAAGTAACTCAGGCAGTAAATAATAATTTACCCGAAGACGACCTTCTTAAGATCTATAAGTTCACTCTTTTGGCGGACCTTAAAATCAATAAACTAGCCCTGTATACTCAGCAAAAAGGGGAGTGGGTTTGCCGAGTGAATTTTGGTACAAAGAATGATTTAATCGGAAGCTCGCTTCCAGATGAATATAAGGAGATAAAAAACCAGATAGGGGTTGTAGAAGCCTCGTTTGATGAGTTTGATTCTGTTTTCCCCGTATATCACAAAAGCAAGTTATTATCAGTGGTCTTTCTTGAATCAGAAACTAAACTGGGTGTCCAGGACCGATTTTTAAATGCATTGACAAATATTATTCTTGTAGCAATCGAGAATAAGCGATTGGCTCGGCAACAAATGGAACAAGAAGCTTACAGACGGGAGCTAGAGATTGCAAAGAAGGTTCAAAACTTCTTGTTTCCTAAAGAACTTCCAAAGATTGAGAGACTTCAGATTGAGGCATTTTATTTACCTCATCATGATGTGGGTGGAGATTATTACGATTACATTCAAATTGATGAAAATAAATTTCTTGCTTGTATAGCAGATGTTTCAGGAAAAGGTGTGCCGGCAGCACTTTTAATGTCAAATTTTCAAGCATCATTAAGAGCACTTGTTCGCCAGACAAAAGATCTTAAAGAGATCGTCACAGAATTAAATCACAGCACATTCGTAAGCGGCAATGCTGAGAATTTCATTACATTCTTTGCAGGTATCTATGACTTCAAAACGAAAGTGTTGGAGTATATTAATTGCGGCCATAATGAGATTATTCTAAAGCACGAAAATAGAATCGAGCTTCTGAATGATGGCACCACAGTGCTTGGCATGTTTGACCCTCTGCCATTTATTGAGACAAAGCATATTAATGATCTAGATGAATTTTTTCTTTTTACCTATACAGATGGCTTAACAGAAACATTTAATGAGGAGGATGAAGCATTTGAATTTGAAAGGTTACTGAAAATCCTAGAGCGAGAGTGTCCTGAAGATCTATCAGAATTTCATGGTCAAATACTTGAATATTTAAACGAGTTTAAAGGGGATAGACCATTTCACGATGATATCACGATGCTTTCTTGTTTAGTTCAGAATAAATGA
- a CDS encoding glycosyltransferase yields the protein MILIAAFTILHVLFYLRLAYSWRQIPSAASKDSLTPFSVIIPVRNEEVNVGRILERLAAQDYPSKLFEVIVVDDFSEDQTATIVNRLKDTLEVNIRLVQLLDENTQGKKHALTAAIKAAQHEIILTTDADCWFGEKWIKSYNDAFEETTNMVAGPVAIQGVKFFARLQQVEFAGLMGFGAVTISKENPSMCSGANLGFRKKAFEAVGGYENNLFTPSGDDEFLLFNIMREFPNSTEFLKSEKAIVNTSAHKKMSSFINQRTRWTSKWKYNKNWRVRLSAILFFLDYLIFFGALIGSFFELFEYDVIIIIVALRFFSMFAFVAPINKFLKGKNTFLPLLIFQIIYPLHVLFMGMNSIFGSYTWKGRKYR from the coding sequence ATGATTCTGATTGCGGCATTCACAATTCTTCATGTTTTATTCTATCTGCGGCTTGCATATAGCTGGAGACAAATACCTTCAGCAGCATCTAAAGATTCGCTGACTCCTTTCTCAGTGATCATTCCCGTGCGGAATGAAGAGGTTAATGTGGGCCGAATACTGGAGAGACTGGCAGCACAGGATTATCCGAGTAAACTTTTTGAAGTAATTGTAGTGGACGATTTCTCAGAAGATCAAACAGCAACGATTGTGAATCGACTTAAGGACACCTTGGAGGTCAATATTCGATTGGTGCAGCTGCTTGATGAAAATACACAAGGAAAGAAGCATGCCTTAACTGCTGCAATAAAGGCTGCCCAACATGAAATCATCTTAACCACTGATGCAGATTGCTGGTTTGGGGAAAAATGGATTAAATCATATAATGATGCATTTGAAGAGACTACAAATATGGTAGCAGGGCCTGTGGCCATTCAGGGAGTTAAGTTTTTTGCGAGATTGCAACAGGTTGAGTTTGCTGGATTGATGGGATTTGGAGCTGTTACTATCTCAAAGGAAAATCCAAGCATGTGTAGTGGAGCAAACTTAGGCTTTAGAAAAAAAGCATTTGAAGCAGTGGGAGGATACGAAAATAACCTATTCACTCCATCCGGAGATGATGAATTTCTACTCTTCAATATCATGCGTGAATTTCCAAATTCAACAGAATTTTTAAAATCAGAAAAGGCAATTGTTAACACATCCGCACACAAAAAAATGAGTTCATTTATTAACCAACGTACGAGGTGGACTAGCAAATGGAAGTATAATAAGAACTGGAGAGTAAGATTAAGTGCTATCCTATTTTTCCTAGACTATCTGATTTTCTTTGGCGCTTTAATTGGATCTTTTTTTGAACTGTTTGAATATGATGTAATAATCATTATTGTAGCTCTGAGGTTTTTCTCAATGTTCGCTTTCGTAGCACCCATCAATAAATTTCTTAAAGGCAAGAACACCTTTCTACCATTACTAATATTTCAAATAATTTATCCTTTACATGTCTTATTCATGGGTATGAATTCTATCTTTGGATCATATACTTGGAAAGGAAGAAAATACAGATGA
- the ruvC gene encoding crossover junction endodeoxyribonuclease RuvC yields the protein MAIKERIILGIDPGTNVMGYGLIHCKGEKMSVIQFGVIHLSKYKNHEIKLKKIFDRVTELIKEYLPDEVALEAPFFGKNVQSMLKLGRAQGVAMAAALNRDTPIHEYAPKKVKQSVTGNGNASKEQVAHMIQMLLKFEEAPKLLDATDALAVAICHHYTSKSVLGGGGKKSWKSFITDNPGRVK from the coding sequence GTGGCGATTAAAGAGCGAATCATATTAGGAATAGATCCAGGTACGAATGTAATGGGATATGGTTTGATCCATTGCAAGGGTGAAAAAATGAGTGTTATCCAGTTTGGGGTAATTCATTTAAGCAAGTATAAAAATCACGAGATTAAACTCAAGAAGATATTTGACCGTGTCACAGAATTAATCAAAGAATACCTACCAGACGAAGTGGCTTTAGAAGCTCCTTTCTTTGGAAAGAATGTTCAATCAATGCTTAAGCTTGGAAGAGCTCAAGGAGTAGCCATGGCAGCTGCTCTGAATAGAGACACTCCTATCCATGAATATGCTCCTAAGAAAGTAAAGCAATCAGTCACTGGAAATGGAAACGCAAGCAAAGAGCAAGTAGCTCATATGATTCAAATGCTACTTAAGTTTGAAGAAGCTCCTAAGCTACTCGATGCAACAGATGCACTTGCAGTAGCAATATGCCATCATTATACCTCTAAATCGGTATTAGGAGGTGGTGGAAAGAAAAGCTGGAAATCCTTTATTACGGACAATCCAGGCAGGGTGAAGTGA
- a CDS encoding HIT family protein, which translates to MASVFTKIVEREIPAHIVAEDENYLAFLDINPLIEGHTLVIPKKEVDYVFDLDHQTLAGLFSFSKGVAKAIEEVVTCKRIGVSVIGLEVPHAHVHLIPINAVNDMNFSQMKLSPSKEELTATAKKIKEAFDR; encoded by the coding sequence ATGGCGAGTGTTTTTACAAAAATTGTTGAGCGCGAGATTCCTGCGCATATTGTCGCGGAGGACGAAAACTATTTGGCTTTTCTGGATATTAATCCATTAATTGAAGGACATACGTTAGTCATTCCAAAGAAGGAAGTTGATTACGTTTTTGATCTCGATCATCAAACACTTGCAGGATTGTTTTCTTTCTCAAAAGGAGTTGCAAAAGCAATTGAGGAGGTTGTTACATGTAAGAGAATAGGAGTTTCAGTTATAGGATTGGAGGTTCCGCATGCTCATGTTCACCTGATTCCGATTAATGCGGTTAACGATATGAACTTCAGCCAAATGAAGCTTTCTCCTAGCAAGGAAGAACTTACAGCAACAGCAAAAAAAATCAAAGAGGCCTTCGATAGGTAG
- the greA gene encoding transcription elongation factor GreA, producing the protein MAVNYYTKDGLEKLKTELNELKTKGRSDMAKQIAEARDKGDLSENAEYDAAKEAQGLLELKISKLEKVVGDARVIDESTIDTSKVSILSTVKIKNKKNNMEVTYQLVAEEEADLKSGKISIQSPIGKGLLGKKKGEKAMIKVPAGDIEFEIMNISV; encoded by the coding sequence ATGGCGGTTAATTATTATACGAAAGACGGACTTGAGAAACTCAAAACTGAGTTGAACGAACTTAAGACTAAAGGAAGGTCAGATATGGCAAAGCAAATTGCTGAAGCTCGTGATAAAGGAGACTTGAGTGAGAATGCCGAATATGATGCAGCTAAGGAAGCTCAAGGGCTTTTGGAATTAAAGATATCCAAGCTGGAGAAGGTAGTAGGAGATGCACGTGTGATTGATGAATCTACGATTGATACTTCTAAGGTCTCGATTTTGTCTACCGTAAAGATCAAGAACAAGAAAAACAACATGGAGGTTACTTATCAGCTGGTAGCAGAAGAAGAAGCGGACCTGAAAAGTGGAAAAATATCAATCCAATCACCAATCGGTAAAGGATTACTTGGCAAGAAGAAAGGCGAGAAAGCAATGATTAAGGTGCCTGCCGGCGATATTGAATTTGAAATAATGAATATCTCGGTCTAA
- a CDS encoding STAS/SEC14 domain-containing protein, protein MKFPFLKNLFAQNQRATTPVNAQNIPEQEVDDLINAAVEEAITNTQSEVVNNNTPADILEKPTATLAKTRARRPVNFKMISNMNGSTFEVDKDYGISRITWNGKVDMETARKLVTLGADSVEFHKYKKLLLDRSNLIEFDTQARVWIKGLLKTRAKKIVKMVDKLAIINPETARGTIFSNFIAAAIKIVMPNLVMRKFNSEEEAIDWLL, encoded by the coding sequence ATGAAATTTCCGTTCCTTAAAAACCTATTCGCTCAAAATCAACGTGCAACGACCCCAGTAAATGCTCAAAATATACCTGAACAAGAGGTAGATGATCTGATCAATGCTGCGGTAGAAGAAGCGATTACTAACACTCAATCAGAAGTAGTAAATAACAACACTCCAGCTGATATCCTAGAAAAGCCCACTGCTACACTAGCTAAAACCAGAGCACGCAGGCCCGTTAATTTCAAAATGATTTCAAACATGAACGGCAGCACATTTGAAGTAGATAAAGATTATGGAATATCTCGGATTACCTGGAATGGAAAAGTAGACATGGAAACTGCCCGGAAACTTGTCACACTTGGGGCTGACTCAGTCGAGTTTCATAAATATAAAAAGCTATTGTTAGATCGATCAAACTTGATAGAATTTGATACACAAGCCAGAGTATGGATAAAGGGACTCTTAAAAACCAGGGCCAAAAAAATCGTTAAGATGGTCGACAAGTTGGCAATCATTAATCCTGAAACAGCTAGAGGAACTATTTTTAGCAATTTCATTGCCGCAGCAATAAAAATTGTGATGCCTAACCTTGTCATGCGAAAATTCAACTCTGAGGAAGAAGCAATTGATTGGTTGCTTTAA